The following is a genomic window from Oryzomonas sagensis.
CCGCCGCGTAGTTGACGAATTGCCGACCGAGGCGAATGTCCACCTTGTCGAACAGGTTGCTGTAGTCGCCGTACAGGTAGTAGAGCCGACCGTTGATACCCTCACCGTTGCGGATGTCTTCGGTGACACGGCCGTATCCCTGGAATGACAGCTTGCCTTCTTTGTCGATCTGGGTGACCGACAGGTTGAGATACTCTCCGAATTCGGCCTGTTTGTTGCCGGTAAAGATGTCGTTGAACCAGCCAAACTGGGTCGAGCTTCTGCCGTGAATCTCCGCCGACCACGCAGCGGTCGAGCCAAACACAACCGCTGAACAGGCCAACAGGCAGAATAATCTTTTACATGTCATCAGAAACCTCCTTTCATGTAATCTCAAATCTTGAAAACCAAGCGAAGTCATTGCGCTTCTTCACCACCTTTCGCCCCTCTTTGGGGTACATCTTGTGAAAACGCAAAAACATGTACCAACCAAGAAACAGCATTATTCCCAATTGCCCGAGGACTCTCCATTCCGCTTTTCAACAGGTACATTGTGAGTAAACAATAAAATTTGTGCGCTCTATGGGCCAGTGGTTGCCAACCACTTTAAAAATATCAGGCTCCAATGACAGGAGAGACTCGGTTGGGAAATAATGCCGGCGATTGGTACGCCGTTGCACCGCAGGGCCTCAGAGTATATCCGGCAACGAGACGGCGTGGCTCTGTAACGCGAAAAACAGTTTTCAAGAAAATGGAATCTGTGGATGGGGGGCCGGTGGGATGGCTTTTTGCCGTTTGTTGAACCGTCGTGATCTGCTCGATTTTTTTAAAAGGGCTCTCGACGAAGTAGTGGCCGGCGTTGCTGTGGCCGCAGCAGGAATTGCCGTAATGGTAATGATTCAGGGAAGAAAACGAGAATAGAAAAAAAGGCGCCAGAAAAGGCGGGAAGAGGAGCATTCGGTACATATGCAAGTTCATTTGCAAATAACAATACACAGGGGAGGTTCCTCAATGAGAAGATGTAATCTCTGCCCAGCAGTGTAATCGTCAATCATTCTATCAGCAGCGATGTCAACAACATGACACTAACAGATAACAAGATGAAATCACTATGATTATATTCTATTTTTCATAACAACGATTTTAGCTGCCCCCGGGTGCTGATGATTGGCCAAACCATTTAAAATTATAGCAACTTTCCCTCTTTCTTTAGTGACTATAGGTAACATTCTACCTGCAAGTTTTCAAACGTCAAATTTTTTCACTCTTTTTTTTGCACAATTTATGAAAAATTCAACGAAAATTTTTCAATATTTAATAAGAACAGCACGTTATCTAACCCGCTGAATAAACGTCACAAATCGCAAACAACCGTATGAAAAACCGGGAAAAACGACAGAAAGAGCAATAAACGGAAGAAAAACGATGGGAGGAGGCGTCAAATTTCTGAAAGCCCTATGCTCGAGGCGTGGACAAGCGTCCGGCCTCGAGCGACCAAACTGCGGATTACTTGCCCCTGCCATGCCTGGTGCATTATTGCAATGGCGGGATTATTACCATCGGGATACTGGAAAGCGCGACCTCATGAGGCGGGTTGAAACGCGCCCCCATGGGCGGATACCTGCAGTGGGCCGCGTAGGGGCATCTCGATCCTGAACTCAGCACCATCGGCCAGATTTCGGGCTATCAGCCTGCCCTCCATATTCTTCTCCGCTATGACCTTGGACATGTAAAGGCCGATTCCGGTACCTTTGCCCGGCTCCTTGGTCGTAAAATACGGGTCGAACACCTTGGGCAGCACATCGCCAGCTATGCCGCCGGCGTTATCCGCAATGGTTGCAACCGCAAGCGCATTATCGCGGAAAACGCGTATGGTGATACGCGGCTTGGGGGTCTTCCGTTCCAGCAGTACATCCTTGGCATTATTAATGATATTGATCAACATCTGGGAATACTCGTTGGGGTATCCCACAACACAGACATTCTGCTCTGCGTCGAATGCGATGGTGATGCCGTAGTTCCGAAGGGCCGGCGACATGAATTTGATGGTCCTCTCAATGACCTTGTTGACGATGAACTCGCTTTTTTCCTTATCCGGCCTGAAAAAGAAGCGAAAATCGTCAATGGTATTCGACATGAACAGGATGACATCCATGGCCACCTTGACTTCATGATTTAGAATTTCCTTATTGAGTTCGCCATGTTCCGACATTTCCTGCAAATTCTGGATAATCAGGCCTACATTATTAAGCGGTTGGCGCCACTGGTGCGATATATTGCTGATCATTTCCCCCATTGCGGCAAAACGCCCCTGCTGGATGAGCAGCTGGTCCTTCTCCCGGAGTTCCTTCAGCGTCGTGGCGATGCGATCCTCAAGAGAGCGATTGACCTCCTCAAGCTGCTGTTGTTTGACCGCCAGGTTCACCTCTGCCAGATGCCGTTCGGCTATCTCTTCCTCCAGTAAGCCCGCCTGTTCCTGAAGGGTCTTTTGGGCCTTTTCCAGCTTGGCCATGCTTTCCGTAAGCCGCGCATTAAGACGTTTGATGGAATAGTACCGCCACCCTCCCATCACCAGAACCACCAGGGCAAGCGTCGCCCCTGTGGTTCCGGCAACCCGCCGGGCATTCCAATACGGCTCCGGCGTACCCCACCATTTCCGATACAGTGCCTGGTATTCGGGCGAACCGACAAACCCCTCGAGAACCTTGTTGAGACGGGCCGCAAGGACCAGATTCCCCTTGCGCAGCGCCATGGCCCGCTTCCCGTCGATGACCGGCTCTCCGACTGTTTTTATCTTGTCGCCCACGCCCGCCTCGTTGGCAAGCTTCATTATATTCGGCGTCGCCGTCAAGGCAGCATCGATCTGTCCCGAGAGAAGCTCGAAGATCAGGGAATGCAGGTTGGGATAGGTATTGATGGTTATGTCAGGGACGCCTTTAAGGTAGTGTTCTCCGACGCTTTCCTTGATTACGCCGATCTTGATACCCGGGATAATGCCGTAAAAGCGCGATTCGTGGCTGCGGACCGTCAAATGAACCGGCACCGATTCCACCGGCTCCGTAAAGGTGAACAATTTGCTCCGCGCATCGTCAACGAGCAGGTTCGGGATCAGGTCCGCCTTGCCGCTCAAAACCAGATGTTCGACCTCATCCCACTGCTGCCCGAACACATAGACCACCTTCAAGCCGGCCCGACGGGCGATCTCGTTCATGACATCAACGGCAAAGCCGACCGGCTTTCCGGTCTGGCGGTCCTGGGAATAGGTCGGCGGAAAATCGGGCGGGATTGCGGCAACGATCGTGTCCGACGCCACCGGTGGAGGGGCGAGGTCCTCTGCGCGGGCGGCAAAGGCCATACCGAGTGCCGCGACCGTGAGAACGATCACTGTTATGCGAGTCTTCATCCGGTTCGTCGTCGCCAGCATGATGTGTCCTTAAGAGGTCGGCTCAATACGTAGTATGGTGTTTAAGTGTTATACCTCGCAGACGCCGGATTGCAAGGGAGTATGCGATAAATCCAGGTCACCCATGAAAACCGTTCCAAGGCGGCATCGGCTTCGGAGACACCTTCGGCGGAGGCTGGGATGCGGGATGAGCACAGGCGTAAAAAGCTGAAGATCGTGGAAGCGCCAACCATGGTTGAAAACTTCCGCAAACCGGCAGCCGGTCTATCCAATGAGTTTTGCTATGCCAAACGCCGCCGCCGCCGCGATTCCTCCGACAAGGACCGTTTGCCAGGCACTCCGCACCGGCCGGTTCGTGGTAAAGTGTCCCTTGACAAAACCAAACACAAACAGGGCCAGCAGCGTGACGACCATGGAACCGACCAAAGCCGCATGCACGGAGTGCAAAAAGAAATAGGGGGCCAACGGCACCAGGCCGCCCGTAACATACGAGAGGGCGATGGTCAGGGCGCTGCTTCGCGCCCGGCGGGGGTCCGGCTCTTCGAGCCCCAATTCAAACTTCATCATAAAGTCAACCCATCGGGTGCGGTCGGAGCTGATCGCCCCCACAACAGCCGTCACCGTATCCTCAGGAAGCCCATAACCGCGGAAAATCTGGGCGACCTCGTTCGCCTCGCTTTCGGGGACTTCGTGCGTCTCGCGCTCTTCACGGGCCAATTCGGCCGCAAAATGTTCCGCATCGGTCCGCGCCGCCAGATATCCCCCCAGCCCCATGGCAATCGCACCCGCCGCGATCTCGGCGAGACCTGCGATTATAATGAGGCCCGTGGAATCAACGGCCCCCGACAACCCCGCCGCAAGCGCGAACGGAACCGTCAAACCATCCGACATGCCTATGACAATATCGCGTACCGTATCGGATGCGGTAAAATGTTTTTCCCCCTGGGCGGTCATTGACATCCGGCACCTGCAATCATCCTGAAGACAACGATCATATGTTCCAACCTCCGGACAGCGAAACGAATGAATTGAGCCTTTAAGGAGACAATAACGGGGGGGCTTTCCGCCGCGACCTCAACAAAGCATAGGCCAGGTATCCCACAACCCCCAGGTTCACAACCAACACGGTCATCTTGGGCCACGTCATCCCGCGCATGACTTCAAACAGTTCGACAGGTATGTACATCCCGCCGGTCAGCAAACCGAACCACTCCGCCCACGGCATCCGTTTCCAAAGGCCCACCGCCTCCACGAAACGCACAATTGCGTAACATAACGCAGAAAGGGCAAGCCCCCAGAGTTGCAGATCCGTCACGTGGGTAGCCGCATCGATGAAGATTTGTGGATAGTGGCGGGCAGGATTGATATGCAAGTGTCGAACGAGTTGCTCGGCAACCTGATGGACATCTTCGTGAATGAACGCCAGTATCCCCAAACCGGTCAACAGGACGATCATCCCCTTGGCCCCCTCGAAGAGCGCTACGACACGAAGTCCGCCAAGCTTTGCAGGGTTTTCGGCATTATTGTGCATGTATTTTTTCACGTGTTCGGCGTAGACGGCGGCATGGCAACGGCGTTGCAGCCGGTCGAATGAAACGAGAAAACCGGGGGCATCCCGGTTTTAGGTCAAGTTCCCCGCGGGGCATGTCCGTCATGATCGGCGTTTCGGCCCCGGCTTGCCCTGCTTCTGTTCCTTCAGCAACTGCCGCCAGAGTTTCGTCATTACCGCCTCGCAACGTTCCCTATCGGAAATCCGCAATCTCTGGGTGCACACGACCGTGCCATCCACATTGACAATGCGCTCCAGAGTGTTCTCGTTTGCCCAGATGATAATGTTCTGCATCTTGTCCCCCCCACGCGAGGGTCTTCACGGCAGTCCTCCTGATCATTGTTAAAAAGTAATAGAAAAGTGTGATTAGTCAAGCAACGTATACACGGAGAGGTCAAAGCTGATCAGGTCGTGTTGGTGACGGCAGCCGCATCCGGGCAAGCGTTTTTCTCTGACCGGAAAATAAAAACCCGCTGCCGGAGAAGAGACGGCAGGGGGCGATTATATCGGGCAATTCCGGCCATTCACCGGGGCTATATCGCTGAGTTCGACTCGTTCATCTCATGGGGATCATACGCAGCATCCGCAAAATCGTAGGAGCCCATCTCATCCTTCAGGTCTTTAATCGCGTCATAGGCCTTCAGGATCAGAGAGCCGACATCAGGGGATTGGCGGGCCTCATAGGCACGTTTCAGCGTATCCAGTGCAGAATCAGCCAGTACAGCAGAAGTGGTGTAGGAACCAGGCATACGTCTTCCTCCATGTGACGCTAAAAATGTACCTTCAAGCGGATATCGCACCGTTTCAAATCAGATTACCGGCACGGTACCATCCCGCATGACAGGCGCCCTCCATTCCGATTCGCGGGGCGAACGTCCGTTGCAAACGAGATATTCAGATTTTAAAACGATGGTTCCCCATAAAAACGTGCTGAAGGGTGGGCACGCATTGCTTTCTATCGGAAATATACGAGCATAAATCATTTGTGTAAATAGAAAATAAACCGATAAACCGTTGCCTCACGTGCCATAGCGCCACGGCAACATTTAGCCAGGTCAACCGCCGTTTAATCCCGCCCTGCCCCGCCCGCTACTCCCTGTCCCGGCTTCGAGACGAAGCTGGCGGCGCTACCACCGCCTCCCCGGGCTCTGTACCCCAAAAATCGGCGACGTCACGCAAAATACTGCCCGAGACGGCCTCGGCAACATCCGCAGTGAACCAGTCGGCCGGCATCGCCTGACTGAAACCAGGCTCCAGAAACCGTCTATCCATCAGGACGATAAGCCCCCGGTCCGTCTCGGAGCGGATGACCCTGCCGGCGGCCTGGATCGCCTTGGCCATGGCGGGTATCGTGTAGGCATATTCAAAGCCGGCAGCGTATTTTTGCTGGTAATACGACCGCATCTGTTCCCGTTCCAGATCATAGGTGGGCAACGGCGGCCCCACCACAAAGGCCCCGATAATCGTCTCCCCCGCGTAGTCCATCCCTTCGGAGAAGGAACCGCCCTGCACGGCAAAGACGATTGTCGGCGTGCCTTGGCTGCGGAGATTCTCGACGACCGCCTCTATGCCGGCAGCCTTCATGCCCCGCTCCTGACACACCGCCACAAAGCCTGCCGGCGGTTGGAAGAGAGCGGCCACCCGCTCCAGAAACTCAAAGCTCGGCAGAAAGACGAAATAGTTGCCCTTGCGCAGCGCCGCCACCCTCCGGACCGCCTCGGCAATTTTGGCGTAGTTGCGTTCGCGGTGGCTGTAACGGGTGGATATCTGGGGGATGATCAGGAGCTTGCGCCGCTCTTTCGGAAACGGGCTGGCAAATTCCGCCGTCCTCACCCGGTCCCCCTTCAGGCCGGAAAGGCGCACATAATAGTCAAAGGGTTTCAGGGTCGCCGAGAACCCCACCACCTGCTCGTAGTCGGCATAGCAATCCTCCAGCATTGCCGAGGCGTCGCAACAGGTTATCTTCACCGTGCCGCCGGTCCCATGGGGGTGAAAGGTGGTGAAAAATTCCTGCCGATCGGGATGGCCGATGAACTCCAGGGTTTCCGTGAATTCGCCCCAATAGTGACAGAGCCGCAGAATCACGTCCTGGCGGGGTATCTCCACGCCCGAATCCAGGTAGCGGGAGAGAAAGGCGCTGAGCCGGGAGTGCATCGTGAAAAACAGGTCCGTGGGTGGATCGATCCGCTGCGGCCTGGTGACACCGGGCGCATGACAGGCAGCGACAGCCTGCAGGCAACCGTCAAGAAGTTCCTCGGCCTCGTGGCGAAAGCGTGGGGCCACCGCCTGTATCTCGCCACGCATATTTTCCAGCACCACGGACGAGAGCGCCGGCGAATAGTAATCCATGGCCCGCGCCGGAAGGTTGTGGGCTTCGTCGATCACCAGGTTGGGCTTGCCGGTCTGATCGACGCCGATGTCCGCCATGCGGCCCAATGCCGAGCGCGGGGCGAACACGTAGTTGTAATCGCAGATGATGATGTCCGCCTCGCGGGCACTATCCAGTTGCAACTCGAACGGACAGACCCGGTACTGCTCCCCCAGGTCGCGAAAGGTGCGAGCCTTCAGCTTCCTCTTCCGTGCCAGTATATCGAGCAGCCCCTCCCCATAGACCTTCCCGTAGTAGTCCCTGGCATACTCGCAGTAGTCGGGATTGCACAGCGGCTCGTTCATGAAGCAGATCTTCCCCTTGGCGGTGATGGAGAGGGATTTCAGCTTTGCCCCCGCTTCCTGGAAGCGGGTGACGGCGTCCTCGGCCACGGAGTGCTGGCTGTTTTTCGGCGTGACGTACACGACCCTCTGTCCCCGGCTCAGGGCCTCCTTCGCTACGGGATACAGCACGCCGACGGTCTTTCCGAGGCCCGTGGGGGCCTGGATGAGCATGGGGCGCTTCTCCGCCATGAACCGCTCGATGGTCGCCATGAGCTCGATCTGGCCGGGGCGGGGGTTGGCAAAGGGAAAGGTGAACGAGGCGGCGGCCTTTCTCCGCCGGGCGGCGCGCTTCTCCGCCCGCTGCGCGTCGACGACCAGTTCGTCAAGGCGGCGGTCGAGCCACTGTTCGTACCGGACCGGATCGAGGAGCAGATCGAGGTCGTCCGAATCGCCGCTGCGGGTGGAGACCAGATGGAAGGAGAGAGCGGGAACAACCTGGTGTTCCCGCCAGTAGCAGTACCCGTAGGTCAACAGTTGCAGGCAGTAGGGATGATCCATGGGACCAGCAGCCAGATGCTGCGCCAACTCCCGGATGTTGAAAGTGCTCTTGATCTCCTCGATCTTCGGCACCTCGTGACGGAAGATCCCGTCCATCCGGCCATCGACCCGAAATGCGTACCCTTCCCTCTCGAACAGGCCGCTGATCGGCACCTCGGCCTGATAGGCCGGGTCGGCCTTTACCCGCTGCCTCTGCACCCGGACATGGATCTCCTGCCCCTCGGCGGCCTGGCGGCCGTAGCCCGAATGGGTTTCGATGCTGCCGGTCCGCGGGGCGGGCAGGGCAAAATCCCTAAGCGGCATGGCGATCAGCTTCGTCACTTCCCGCTCCTCCCCCGGGTCTTCTTCGTGGCCGGGGCCTTGACCGTGCCGGCGTCGCCCGGGGCCGTTTTCCCCAGCAGCCCGTCGATAAACGCCGACATGGCCCGTGACGATTCCAGCGCATCCTTGGGGATCTCCCTGTCGTGCTTTTTGGCCAGGTCGGTGCCGAATTTCAACTGCGCCGGGGATGGGGGATAGACGCCGCCGGGACCGGCAGCCGCCCTCTGGGGCGGCCGGGCAAACTTCATCTTGGAGTGCACCCCCTTGACGAAGGTGACCCAGGAGGCGTCGCCCCCCTCCACCTTGTCCAGGTACGACTCCATCTTCCTGGTAAGTTCCAGGTCGATGATCCAGGGGTGATCCTTGGCCAGGAAATCGA
Proteins encoded in this region:
- a CDS encoding transporter substrate-binding domain-containing protein, which translates into the protein MLATTNRMKTRITVIVLTVAALGMAFAARAEDLAPPPVASDTIVAAIPPDFPPTYSQDRQTGKPVGFAVDVMNEIARRAGLKVVYVFGQQWDEVEHLVLSGKADLIPNLLVDDARSKLFTFTEPVESVPVHLTVRSHESRFYGIIPGIKIGVIKESVGEHYLKGVPDITINTYPNLHSLIFELLSGQIDAALTATPNIMKLANEAGVGDKIKTVGEPVIDGKRAMALRKGNLVLAARLNKVLEGFVGSPEYQALYRKWWGTPEPYWNARRVAGTTGATLALVVLVMGGWRYYSIKRLNARLTESMAKLEKAQKTLQEQAGLLEEEIAERHLAEVNLAVKQQQLEEVNRSLEDRIATTLKELREKDQLLIQQGRFAAMGEMISNISHQWRQPLNNVGLIIQNLQEMSEHGELNKEILNHEVKVAMDVILFMSNTIDDFRFFFRPDKEKSEFIVNKVIERTIKFMSPALRNYGITIAFDAEQNVCVVGYPNEYSQMLINIINNAKDVLLERKTPKPRITIRVFRDNALAVATIADNAGGIAGDVLPKVFDPYFTTKEPGKGTGIGLYMSKVIAEKNMEGRLIARNLADGAEFRIEMPLRGPLQVSAHGGAFQPAS
- a CDS encoding VIT1/CCC1 transporter family protein, producing the protein MTAQGEKHFTASDTVRDIVIGMSDGLTVPFALAAGLSGAVDSTGLIIIAGLAEIAAGAIAMGLGGYLAARTDAEHFAAELAREERETHEVPESEANEVAQIFRGYGLPEDTVTAVVGAISSDRTRWVDFMMKFELGLEEPDPRRARSSALTIALSYVTGGLVPLAPYFFLHSVHAALVGSMVVTLLALFVFGFVKGHFTTNRPVRSAWQTVLVGGIAAAAAFGIAKLIG
- a CDS encoding DUF2127 domain-containing protein, yielding MHNNAENPAKLGGLRVVALFEGAKGMIVLLTGLGILAFIHEDVHQVAEQLVRHLHINPARHYPQIFIDAATHVTDLQLWGLALSALCYAIVRFVEAVGLWKRMPWAEWFGLLTGGMYIPVELFEVMRGMTWPKMTVLVVNLGVVGYLAYALLRSRRKAPPLLSP
- a CDS encoding ATP-dependent DNA helicase; its protein translation is MTKLIAMPLRDFALPAPRTGSIETHSGYGRQAAEGQEIHVRVQRQRVKADPAYQAEVPISGLFEREGYAFRVDGRMDGIFRHEVPKIEEIKSTFNIRELAQHLAAGPMDHPYCLQLLTYGYCYWREHQVVPALSFHLVSTRSGDSDDLDLLLDPVRYEQWLDRRLDELVVDAQRAEKRAARRRKAAASFTFPFANPRPGQIELMATIERFMAEKRPMLIQAPTGLGKTVGVLYPVAKEALSRGQRVVYVTPKNSQHSVAEDAVTRFQEAGAKLKSLSITAKGKICFMNEPLCNPDYCEYARDYYGKVYGEGLLDILARKRKLKARTFRDLGEQYRVCPFELQLDSAREADIIICDYNYVFAPRSALGRMADIGVDQTGKPNLVIDEAHNLPARAMDYYSPALSSVVLENMRGEIQAVAPRFRHEAEELLDGCLQAVAACHAPGVTRPQRIDPPTDLFFTMHSRLSAFLSRYLDSGVEIPRQDVILRLCHYWGEFTETLEFIGHPDRQEFFTTFHPHGTGGTVKITCCDASAMLEDCYADYEQVVGFSATLKPFDYYVRLSGLKGDRVRTAEFASPFPKERRKLLIIPQISTRYSHRERNYAKIAEAVRRVAALRKGNYFVFLPSFEFLERVAALFQPPAGFVAVCQERGMKAAGIEAVVENLRSQGTPTIVFAVQGGSFSEGMDYAGETIIGAFVVGPPLPTYDLEREQMRSYYQQKYAAGFEYAYTIPAMAKAIQAAGRVIRSETDRGLIVLMDRRFLEPGFSQAMPADWFTADVAEAVSGSILRDVADFWGTEPGEAVVAPPASSRSRDRE